GAAAGCTGCCGAGAAAACCTCAACATCTTGTGTCCCCTTATCATCAACCCCACCAGATGAATTTAACGGGCTGCAAGTCGATCGGCAAGCATACCGACGGTCAAGGCATAGAGATGCGCGCAGTTATAGCGAAGAATGCTGCTGTAATTGGAGTAGACGAGGAAGCTTGGACCGTCCGGTCCGTCCGGTTGGACCATGGCCGCGGGAATGTCGACGGCGGGGAGATCCCTGCCGTCGGTGCGGCGCACGCCCAGTCCCTGCCACTCCAAGAGGCTCTTTTGCACGCTGCGGTTCCGCTCCGCCCGGCAACCGCTGTCACCCTGATAGTCCAAGGCTGAAAGCGTGCGCTGGAAATCGGCCGGAAGCCGGACCTCCCTGCCCCAGGTCAGGCTGTCATTCCAACCATGCTGGGCCAGATAGTTCGCGATAGATGCAAAGACGTCGGCTTCGCTGTTCCAGATATCGCGATAGCCGTCGCCGTCGAAATCCTGAGCGTAGGCGAGATAGCTGCTCGGCATGAACTGCGGCTGCCCCATGGCGCCAGCCCAGGAGCCCTTCATGCGCTCAAGCTGGATGTAGCCCTTGTCCGCCATCTCCAGGGCGGCGAAGACCTGCTCGCGAAAGAAGGACGACCGGCGTCGGTCGAAGGCCAAGGTCACCAAACCTGGCAGGACATGCTCGTTGCCGGTGATCGCGCCGAAGCGCGTCTCTATACCCCAGATCGCGACGATGAAGCGGGGTTGCACGCCGTAGCGCGCCGCGACCTGTTCCAGCAGCGCGGCATGCTCGTCCATCCGGCGCTGCCCGACAGAGATGTTCCCGTCCGTGATGACGCGCGCGCTGTAGTCGGAGAGCGTAAGCTTGAACTCAGCCTGGCTACGGTCTCGCTTCAGGACACGTTCGAGAGGCTCGATGTCATTCAGCGCAGCCTCGACAGTGGCGGGCGAAATCCCACGCTGTTCGACGGCTTCGCGCTTCAGTTCCTGTATGAATTCGGGAAAGCCCTCGACGGAATCCGCGCTTGCCCCCGCACAGCCCATGAGGAGCGAGAGGACGATCAACAAGGAAGCGAATCGGGTTACGCGAAGCATGACTATCTTTGCCACAGATTCGCGCCATGCGAAATGGCCGCAGACACAATGTAATACGGCGCGGCACAGACAGTATGCTCCAAAGCCCGCTCCTATTCTCAGGGTCCATTCTGAGAGGGAGAAAGACGTCGATGTCCGGAATTGAACTGCAGAAGTACATCCAAGAGCTCGCCGCGCAGACGGCCACGGCCGCGCAGGAGATGCGCGCCGAAGAACGCCAGGATTTCGTGCTGGGCAAGATGGCCCTTCTGCAGACCTACCTGACCTCGACCGGCCTCAGCGACGGCGCCGCCTTCAACATCGTTCAGGAGTTTCAAGCGCTGGTCGAAGGGCAACCCGACGAAGGCACTTCGAAAAAGCTCGAAAGCGGGCTGGTCTAGCCGGCAGCTTTGCAGCCGAGGTGATAGACATGCCGCTCCGCCCCGCAGCGGACAGGCCGGAGGAGTGGCAGAGCGGTTGAATGCGGCGGTCTTGAAAACCGTTAGGCGCGAGA
The DNA window shown above is from Limibacillus sp. and carries:
- a CDS encoding lytic murein transglycosylase is translated as MLRVTRFASLLIVLSLLMGCAGASADSVEGFPEFIQELKREAVEQRGISPATVEAALNDIEPLERVLKRDRSQAEFKLTLSDYSARVITDGNISVGQRRMDEHAALLEQVAARYGVQPRFIVAIWGIETRFGAITGNEHVLPGLVTLAFDRRRSSFFREQVFAALEMADKGYIQLERMKGSWAGAMGQPQFMPSSYLAYAQDFDGDGYRDIWNSEADVFASIANYLAQHGWNDSLTWGREVRLPADFQRTLSALDYQGDSGCRAERNRSVQKSLLEWQGLGVRRTDGRDLPAVDIPAAMVQPDGPDGPSFLVYSNYSSILRYNCAHLYALTVGMLADRLAAR